One segment of Xanthomonas oryzae pv. oryzae DNA contains the following:
- the folP gene encoding dihydropteroate synthase: MFDTALTLDCAGRSLRLDTPQVMGIVNVTPDSFSDGGQHASCEAAIAHGLALVEQGAAVLDIGGESTRPGATPVSVEEELQRVIPVIEALAQRTRVPISVDTFKPEVMRAAVAAGAGMINDVYALRSPGALEAASDLRVPVVLMHARSAPHAMQDAPQYDDVVGEVHRFLAERIFAAEMAGIDKRRLILDPGFGFDKTTTHNLALLAQLQRLQEFGLPVLAGLSRKRSIGELTGREVAAERVHGSVAAHLIAAQHGALLLRVHDVAATVDALKVWNAMAAIPVPRVSAPVAPTIRWPDED, from the coding sequence ATGTTCGATACCGCCCTCACACTGGATTGCGCCGGCCGCAGCCTGCGGCTGGATACGCCGCAGGTGATGGGTATCGTCAATGTCACGCCCGATTCGTTCTCCGACGGCGGCCAGCATGCCAGCTGCGAAGCGGCGATCGCGCATGGACTGGCGCTGGTGGAGCAGGGTGCTGCGGTGTTGGATATCGGCGGTGAGTCCACACGCCCGGGTGCCACGCCGGTATCGGTTGAAGAAGAACTGCAGCGGGTGATTCCGGTCATCGAAGCACTGGCGCAACGCACCCGCGTGCCGATCAGCGTGGATACGTTCAAACCGGAGGTCATGCGTGCAGCGGTCGCGGCCGGCGCGGGCATGATCAACGACGTGTATGCACTGCGTTCGCCCGGTGCACTGGAGGCGGCGTCGGACCTGCGCGTGCCGGTGGTCTTGATGCATGCGCGCAGCGCGCCGCACGCCATGCAAGATGCGCCGCAGTACGACGATGTGGTGGGGGAAGTCCACCGCTTTCTGGCCGAGCGCATCTTCGCCGCCGAGATGGCCGGCATCGACAAGCGCCGGCTGATCCTGGACCCTGGTTTCGGCTTCGACAAGACCACCACGCACAACCTCGCCCTGCTTGCGCAGCTGCAGCGCCTGCAGGAATTCGGCTTGCCGGTATTGGCCGGGCTGTCGCGCAAACGCAGCATCGGCGAATTGACCGGGCGTGAGGTTGCCGCCGAACGTGTGCATGGCTCGGTGGCCGCCCATCTGATCGCCGCCCAGCACGGCGCGCTGCTGTTGCGCGTGCACGATGTGGCGGCCACCGTGGATGCGTTGAAGGTATGGAACGCGATGGCGGCGATTCCGGTCCCGCGTGTCAGCGCGCCGGTCGCACCGACCATCCGTTGGCCGGACGAGGACTGA
- the ftsH gene encoding ATP-dependent zinc metalloprotease FtsH, whose translation MNDLTKNLLLWVVVAVVLMVVFQSFSPRMAGGVGPDSITYTQFLKEVDSGRVKSVDYTDETNLAVNAIRFKRTDGSEATVYGPRDDKLVDVLYSKNIEMTRQKPSTGPGFWSLVLNFLPVILIIGFWLFIMRQMQGGGGGAKGAMSFGKSRAKLQGEDQIKITFADVAGCDEAKEEVGELVDFLRDPTKFTKLGGKIPRGVLMVGPPGTGKTLLAKAIAGEAKVPFFSISGSDFVEMFVGVGASRVRDMFEQAKKHAPCIIFIDEIDAVGRHRGAGLGGGHDEREQTLNQLLVEMDGFEGGEGVIVIAATNRPDVLDPALLRPGRFDRQVVVGLPDVKGREQILRVHMRKLPLADDVVPMVIARGTPGFSGADLANLCNEAALFAARGSEKEVRMDHFDRARDKILMGAERRSMAMSEDEKTLTAYHEAGHAIVGRLVPEHDPVYKVTIIPRGRALGVTMYLPEGDRYSMNRVAIESQLCSLYGGRVAEELIFGGDKVTTGASNDIERATKMARNMVTKWGLSDELGPVAYGEEEDEVFLGRSVTQHKNVSDETTRKIDEVVRSILDKAYSKTKTILTDNLDKLHAMSQLLLQYETIDVPQIDAIMEGREPPPPAGWGKSDKDGGNNNDKGSPRPLPPIAGPAEQI comes from the coding sequence ACCTACACCCAATTTCTGAAGGAAGTGGACTCCGGGCGCGTTAAATCGGTGGACTACACCGACGAGACCAACCTGGCCGTCAACGCGATCCGCTTCAAACGTACCGACGGTAGCGAAGCTACCGTCTACGGTCCGCGCGACGACAAGCTGGTCGACGTGCTGTACAGCAAGAACATCGAAATGACCCGCCAGAAGCCCTCGACCGGCCCTGGCTTCTGGTCGTTGGTCCTGAATTTCCTGCCCGTCATCCTGATCATCGGCTTCTGGCTGTTCATCATGCGCCAGATGCAAGGCGGCGGTGGCGGCGCGAAGGGTGCGATGAGCTTCGGTAAGTCGCGCGCCAAGCTGCAGGGCGAAGACCAGATCAAGATCACCTTCGCCGACGTTGCTGGTTGCGACGAGGCCAAGGAAGAAGTGGGCGAACTGGTCGACTTCCTGCGCGACCCGACCAAGTTCACCAAGCTGGGCGGCAAGATTCCGCGCGGCGTGCTGATGGTGGGCCCGCCGGGTACCGGTAAGACGCTGCTCGCCAAGGCGATCGCAGGCGAAGCCAAGGTGCCGTTCTTCAGCATCTCCGGTTCCGACTTCGTCGAAATGTTCGTCGGTGTCGGTGCGAGCCGCGTGCGCGACATGTTCGAGCAGGCCAAGAAGCACGCGCCGTGCATCATCTTCATCGACGAAATCGATGCGGTGGGCCGTCATCGCGGCGCCGGTCTCGGCGGCGGGCATGACGAGCGCGAGCAGACCCTGAACCAGTTGCTGGTCGAAATGGACGGCTTTGAAGGCGGCGAAGGCGTGATCGTCATTGCGGCGACCAACCGTCCCGACGTGCTGGATCCGGCCTTGCTGCGTCCGGGCCGTTTCGACCGCCAGGTTGTGGTCGGCTTGCCGGACGTCAAGGGCCGCGAGCAGATCCTGCGCGTGCATATGCGCAAGCTGCCGCTGGCCGACGACGTCGTGCCGATGGTGATCGCCCGCGGTACCCCGGGTTTCTCGGGTGCCGATCTGGCCAACCTGTGTAACGAAGCGGCGTTGTTCGCGGCGCGCGGCAGCGAGAAGGAGGTCCGTATGGACCACTTCGACCGTGCCCGCGACAAGATCCTGATGGGCGCCGAACGTCGTTCGATGGCCATGAGCGAGGACGAAAAGACGCTGACCGCGTATCACGAAGCAGGCCACGCCATTGTCGGCCGCCTGGTGCCGGAGCACGACCCGGTCTACAAGGTCACCATCATTCCGCGCGGCCGCGCACTCGGCGTGACCATGTATCTGCCGGAAGGCGATCGTTACTCGATGAACCGCGTGGCGATCGAATCGCAGCTGTGCTCGCTGTATGGCGGCCGCGTTGCCGAAGAGCTGATCTTCGGCGGCGACAAGGTCACGACCGGCGCCTCCAACGACATTGAGCGGGCTACCAAGATGGCACGCAACATGGTCACCAAGTGGGGCCTGTCCGACGAGCTCGGCCCGGTTGCCTATGGCGAGGAAGAGGACGAGGTGTTCCTAGGCCGTTCGGTGACCCAGCACAAGAACGTCTCCGATGAGACCACGCGCAAGATCGATGAAGTCGTGCGTTCGATTCTGGACAAGGCCTACAGCAAGACCAAGACCATCCTCACCGATAATCTGGACAAGCTGCATGCGATGTCGCAGCTGCTGCTGCAGTACGAAACCATCGACGTGCCGCAGATCGATGCCATCATGGAAGGCCGCGAGCCGCCGCCGCCGGCCGGTTGGGGCAAGTCCGACAAGGACGGTGGCAACAACAACGACAAGGGTAGCCCGCGGCCGTTGCCGCCCATCGCCGGGCCCGCCGAGCAGATCTGA